One Aspergillus oryzae RIB40 DNA, chromosome 2 genomic window carries:
- the trpE gene encoding anthranilate synthase TRP2 (isochorismate synthase) codes for MAPPITVVPSLETAKDVISHSKDAKYPPNLLPLTASIPADLLTPTVAYLKVAEKSKLSFLYESAATTETIGRYSFVGADPRKVLKTGPGHGPECDPLPILEKEIAEYRVATVPGLTLPPLTGGAIGYVGYDCVKYFEPKTARPLKDVLGIPESLFMLFDTIVAFDHFYQVIKIITFIPITHVDSDFETEYRKGEDVIKRYIERLLRPETPLPPQGPIIPNQEYTSNIGREGYERHVVKLKEHISKGDIFQTVPSQRLSRPTSLHPFNLFRHLRTVNPSPYLFYIDCEDFQLVGASPELLAKEEKGRIITHPIAGTVKRGKSPEEDEALADELRGSLKDRAEHVMLVDLARNDVNRVCDPTTTQVDRLMVVEKFSHVQHLVSQVSGILRPDKTRFDAFRSIFPAGTVSGAPKVRAMQLIAELEGEKRGVYAGAVGYFGYNIASTDGATEMPGAMDTCIALRTMMVKDGVAYLQAGGGIVFDSDPYDEYMETINKLGANIACIKGAEAKYLSMEGEQS; via the exons ATGGCGCCCCCT ATCACCGTTGTGCCGTCGCTTGAGACAGCAAAGGATGTGATCAGCCACTCGAAAGATGCTAAATATCCTCCTAACCTACTCCCACTTACTGCATCTATCCCCGCCGACCTTTTGACGCCCACAGTGGCATATTTGAAGGTTGCCGAGAA ATCCAAACTGTCATTTCTCTACGAAAGTGCTGCTACCACAGAGACAATTGGGAGGTATAGTTTTGTGGGAGCTG ATCCCCGCAAAGTTCTCAAGACCGGCCCCGGCCACGGCCCCGAGTGCGACCCCCTTCCGatcctggagaaggagatcgctGAATATCGCGTTGCGACGGTGCCCGGCTTGACGCTACCACCACTCACGGGTGGTGCTATTGGTTACGTCGGATACGATTGTGTGAAGTACTTTGAGCCCAAGACGGCCCGACCTCTCAAGGATGTGCTCGGAATCCCAGAGTCGCTGTTCATGCTGTTTGATACCATTGTCGCCTTTGATCACTTTTACCAGGtcatcaagatcatcaccTTCATTCCTATCACACATGTCGACTCGGATTTCGAAACCGAGTACCGGAAAGGCGAAGATGTGATCAAGCGCTATATCGAACGACTACTCCGACCTGAGACCCCGCTACCTCCCCAAGGTCCAATCATTCCCAACCAGGAGTACACATCCAACATCGGACGCGAGGGGTACGAGCGGCACGTGGTGAAACTCAAGGAGCACATCTCCAAAggcgatatcttccagaccGTGCCATCGCAACGGCTGTCGCGTCCAACCTCCCTTCACCCATTCAACCTCTTCCGTCATTTGCGCACAGTCAACCCATCGCCATACCTATTTTATATTGATTGCGAAGACTTCCAGCTCGTTGGCGCTAGTCCAGAACTTTTggcgaaggaggaaaagggtcGTATCATTACGCATCCCATCGCCGGCACCGTCAAGCGTGGCAAGTCAcccgaggaggatgaggcgCTCGCAGATGAGCTACGAGGAAGCCTGAAGGATCGCGCGGAGCACGTCATGTTGGTGGATCTGGCACGGAACGATGTTAATCGCGTGTGTGACCCGACGACCACCCAGGTGGACCGGTTGATGGTGGTCGAGAAGTTCTCGCATGTGCAACACCTGGTGTCGCAGGTATCGGGTATTCTGCGGCCGGATAAGACCAGGTTCGACGCGTTCCGGTCCATCTTCCCCGCCGGCACGGTCTCCGGGGCTCCCAAAGTGCGGGCTATGCAACTGATTGCCGAGTTAGAGGGCGAGAAGCGCGGAGTGTATGCTGGCGCGGTGGGCTACTTCGGGTACAACATCGCCAGCACGGACGGAGCAACAGAAATGCCGGGTGCTATGGATACCTGCATTGCCCTCCGGACGATGATGGTCAAGGACGGGGTGGCCTACCTCCAAGCGGGTGGTGGAATTGTTTTCGAC
- a CDS encoding uncharacterized protein (predicted protein), with protein sequence MENSPYPACLDQLSSPHSLPEHTWETDMSRPTSPSDTHDTGEDATPLPQRLAKIAHMVSQNADVSSEDTIAAHHCLNTLEALLDPRPSLRKEVVKCRPTRIYPGTSHPVASAASCSAPMKDRASLAFEPSSSQLIALLNEVTALNADLNQRRKESSQIYDLLRRECQGLSRRISELEAVVHDL encoded by the coding sequence ATGGAGAATTCACCGTACCCGGCTTGCTTGGATCAGCTCTCGTCTCCGCATTCCCTTCCGGAACACACCTGGGAGACGGATATGTCGCGCCCTACTTCTCCCTCGGATACCCACGACACGGGCGAAGACGCAACGCCTCTGCCACAGCGACTTGCCAAAATAGCTCACATGGTCTCGCAGAACGCCGACGTATCCAGTGAGGATACGATCGCGGCACACCACTGCCTCAACACTTTGGAAGCCCTATTGGACCCACGGCCATCACTCAGGAAGGAAGTCGTCAAATGCCGACCCACACGTATCTACCCTGGAACTTCACACCCTGTGGCTTCCGCAGCCTCCTGCTCTGCCCCGATGAAAGATCGTGCTTCACTCGCTTTCGAACCTTCGAGCTCGCAACTCATAGCTCTTTTGAACGAAGTCACCGCATTAAATGCCGACTTGAACCAGCGCCGTAAAGAATCGTCCCAAATATATGATCTTCTGAGGCGTGAATGCCAGGGGTTGTCGCGACGGATATCGGAGCTGGAAGCCGTGGTCCACGACCTGTAA
- a CDS encoding WD40 repeat domain-containing protein (predicted protein) encodes MEIDSNGVANETKSAVAASPSLADTAVDGDGDVSMGIRPDSQDQEPTAAPTFTLTNGHSVGVQITPAKAADLSPDTALLNVADDCHVTRTLWRPNDSTVVVAVGETFCSLWKMPSSASPVQEKLVEGKGDSICVSAVAWDPTGQKLAVATYNDMRGSITMYDVAGNAVDLLPEVPRMITGLHWTESGTHLIVVASDSKVSELALWDDSVRPDEFPSPQVIDGSIYDLSWLGRNEAYASGNGTVYQCEVDSSIHISKTFTSETDRPWTFIRCANVNVSSVAVAASSAAAAFWIPTHDMHLDGAHEGDITAIELKPNTLDQPQANHPLVLASSSTDDTVKIWHIDLDTKRFDCIHRLFLGPSSPALASSFSPDGYALAAASKEKLFIWNSQRGGTAMATWSVPGTDGTKIEEGQSRLANGHNGDAESIPDRSLAWDTDGKRLAFGFGKQVCCLSYPSGDK; translated from the coding sequence ATGGAAATTGATTCAAATGGTGTTGCAAATGAGACGAAATCCGCAGTAGCCGCATCACCATCCTTGGCTGACACTGCtgtggatggggatggggacGTGAGCATGGGCATCCGACCGGACTCGCAAGACCAGGAACCAACCGCGGCGCCGACCTTCACCTTGACCAACGGCCACAGCGTTGGCGTCCAGATCACCCCCGCCAAGGCTGCCGACCTTAGTCCCGATACCGCCCTCTTGAATGTGGCTGATGATTGTCACGTGACCCGTACACTGTGGCGTCCAAACGACTCCACTGTTGTCGTTGCAGTCGGCGAGACGTTTTGCAGTCTATGGAAGATGCCGTCGTCTGCGAGTCCAGTGCAAGAGAAGCTTGTGGAGGGTAAGGGCGATAGTATCTGCGTCTCTGCAGTCGCCTGGGACCCTACGGGCCAGAAATTGGCCGTAGCCACATACAATGACATGAGAGGGTCTATTACTATGTATGATGTGGCTGGAAATGCGGTTGACCTCCTGCCCGAAGTACCTAGAATGATCACTGGATTGCATTGGACTGAGAGCGGCACCCATTTAATCGTCGTGGCATCAGATAGTAAAGTCTCCGAGCTGGCTCTCTGGGATGATTCAGTGCGACCGGACGAGTTCCCCTCTCCACAGGTAATCGACGGGTCAATCTATGACCTCAGCTGGCTTGGACGCAATGAAGCCTACGCTTCGGGTAACGGAACGGTTTACCAATGTGAGGTCGACTCAAGTATCCACATTTCCAAGACATTTACCAGTGAGACCGATAGGCCTTGGACATTTATTCGTTGCGCGAATGTCAATGTTTCCTCGGTGGCAGTGGCTGCAtcatctgctgcagctgcgTTCTGGATTCCGACGCACGACATGCACCTCGATGGTGCACACGAGGGGGATATTACGGCAATAGAGCTTAAGCCAAACACCCTGGACCAACCACAAGCGAACCATCCGTTGGTTCtagcctcctcatccactgATGATACAGTCAAAATATGGCATATTGATTTAGACACAAAGCGATTTGATTGCATCCATCGTCTGTTCCTCGGTCCATCTTCACCCGCCCTCGCTAGCAGTTTCTCTCCGGACGGGTATGCTCTGGCTGCTGCAAGCAAGGAGAAGTTGTTCATTTGGAATTCACAGAGGGGTGGCACCGCAATGGCTACTTGGTCCGTGCCTGGGACCGACGGAACAAAGAtcgaagaaggacaaagCCGCTTGGCCAATGGACACAATGGGGACGCCGAGTCAATACCGGATCGTTCTCTTGCATGGGATACTGATGGGAAACGACttgcttttggctttggCAAGCAGGTATGTTGTTTATCGTACCCCAGTGGAGATAAATAG